A region of the Arachis hypogaea cultivar Tifrunner chromosome 15, arahy.Tifrunner.gnm2.J5K5, whole genome shotgun sequence genome:
TTTCAGAGAATTTTGAATCTGGGTGGTGAGGTTAGGGGTGGGGTATGAGGTTTATACGATCGAATTAACTGATTTCAATTTGTTTATATAGCAAAGATCCAACGAAATTGAATCAATTAGATTCAAATCATGCTCGACAACAAGTACATATAAATCGAAACAAGTAACTTCCATTTTCAAAACCATCAAATTGAATCAAGTGGTTTTGATTTAGATTGGGCTTGTAATCTGTTGGCTTAATCAAATCGTGTTAATTCAATTTACATGTATTTAAAAATcgaattcactaaattcaatttattcatatttttaccATGAATATAATTCGAATTGATTTGATTCGATTTTCGTTCaagttctttttttaattaattcgaGTCTAATGGATTCGATTTACTACGTGTTTCACTAAATCGAATTCactcaattcgatttatatagaaatctTTTTTTAGGACTTTGACATTGccttttttattttgggacatTCAAGACATATTGAAAGCCAACGGGTTTATTCAGGTTATTTGCCCTCAATTTtgatttggtgtgatttcatttAGTCTAAAATTGggtaagaatataaaaaaaaaaagacctggtcattatttcgggtcaggTCCGGATCAAGGCGAGTCCGACTTTACCGGACCCATGTGTAccctaaaagaattaaaaaagatgtatatgttttaaattaatttaaatattatattatattaattataagcttattattttatttttaatcacacttgttgaattagaaaatagatcaaagaagcatcaaattagaatttatggtcaaattaaagtttaaatataGATATCAACTTTTCGATAACAAGattcttctttataaataagtgcatcataaataagtttttttataaattttttttataaatcattgTTAAAGCTTTAAAGATCCGGTTTTCACCTGATTTGAACTCGGTATAGTTTTGGCCCGAAAATGTTTAGGTTTTATCGGAGTCTAAGTCCGGGTTAGAGTCTAAAAAATAAACTCGGTATATATTTAAGGTCAGGTCTAGCTCGGCATAAACCCGATTTTATCCGATCCATGAACAACTCTAATTCCTGCCATCCATGATCCGTACTTATTCTCGACTCGTTCCCGCAATAGGTAACAGAGATTTTTTATATGTTGGGGATCGAAATCTCTACGAAcattgtaaattttaaaaaactaaaaaaattaaaagcaaaaaaaaaattgaaaaaaatgataattctcaATTATCATTACAATCATAATCTTCATCACCAACAATAATCAAACATAAGTCTACAAACTATACACAAACCAAATCAATCAAATACCAAaaaaatctaaatcataaaaatttttagatccattCATTCAATTTAAAATCCACTTTAGCCAAATATAACTACATACCAAAATAATCAACCAGTCACATCAAACACCAATTTACATCTAATAATCACTAATTCTTAAAGAAAATTTAAACCAAACCTAAAATTATTTACCACGATCTTATACAAACCAATCATCAACCATCAACAACCAATAAATCTTTTGTATATCTATCTCAACCATCATAAAAAATAGAAACAGATTTAAAAAGAATTAGAAcagtatttttttagtaataaataaatcaatttctaaaaaaaagataaataaaatacaaaaaatcaattaaaaaaaaaccttttttttcGCCGACTGTAACATTGTCAATGGCAGAACAGTAGCGTCGCCTCTCTTTCTTTACCAAACGCTTCTTCGTCATGCAGCAACACCACAACCCTTCTTATCTCTTCTTAGGAGAGTGACGATTTTGCCTCCGGCGACGATAATTTTTTTTGGGTAGGTGTCAGGTGTACACCGACAGCTCTACTATCTGCAGTGACCTTAAGAGTGAAAGGTGgaagcagagagagagagagagggagagagagagagagagagagagagagaggatatatatatatatatatatatatatatatatatatatatatatatatatatataataggagtattttCGATATTTTCGCAGTTCTCGCTCTCATTCTCGCCTCcgcaaatgaaaaaaaatatcccACATCCATATCCTAGCAGATAAATTTTTCAGGTATTTGCTCCGTCGAAAAAAATTATCATACCTACACATATGCCACGAAAAATGTGtacatataattttaacaaaaatattataaaaatacttattaaatatataatttatttttaaaaaagtgaaAATGTAAGAATTTAcggaaatatttaattatttaatatcacataaataaaaattatcatttttcaCCTTTATTATTTGAatggttataatttttttattatataaaatatttttatattatccgcacatcaaaataaaattatagtatatttttcttcttttttgccgATAAAGGTGAGTAAAATTGGAACTATtagttatatattaattaaaattttgttaattacCCTGATTCCttcacaataaataaaaaaaatttattttactatttttgtaatatatttatttaaaaaatattataatttttacacGTGTCTTTAAAATATTGACTGTCAAAATTATTTTCGGTTTAACATACAAGTAAGTGTCATCCAAAGTAATTGAGAAACTCGAAAATAAAATCGCCCATTATTTAGAATGTGAAAgggaatgaagagaaaagaatGATTTAATTGACTAAGTGAGTAATTACAAGTAAGGTATATATAAGAGTCTAACTAACTGCTATACAATAGGAAGAATGACTAATTAATTGCTAACTAATTAAGTTAGGTATCCATAATATCTCCCCTTAAGTTGGCAGGTATATCTTGATCATGCCAAACTTGGAGATGAAACTGTGGAACTGGGTTGGAGTAACCAGCTTCATAAAGACATCGGCAAGCTGATGCTAAGTTCGAACATGGATCAATTTGATGAATCTTGCCACAACTTTTTCTCGAACAAAATAGCAGTCTACCTCAATATGCTTGGTCCTCTCGTGGAATGTGAGGTTTGATGCAATATGGATGGCTGACATAGAGTCACAAAACAACACAGAAGATGGTGCCTTGATTTGAAAATCAGATAGGAGTCCTGTCAACCAAGTCAATTCAGCAGCCACAGCTGCCATAGCTCTATATTCAGATTCAGCAAATGATCAGGAAACCGTTTGTTGTTTCTTTAATCTCTAGAAAATCAGAGAGTCCCCAATAAACACACAGTAACCTGAAACGCTTCTCCTAGTGTCGGGACATCCCGCCCAATCTGCATCCGCATAAGCCATTAGCCTCTTCTGATTTTGCAGAAAATAATAACCATTGACCCACAGTTCCTTTCAAGTATCGCAAGAGATGGTGAAGTGCATTCATGTGAGTAGTTCTAGGCTTAGACGAGAATTGACTAAGGGTAGACACCGCATAGGTAATGTCCGGATGGGATATGGTGAGGTACATTAACCTCCCTATTAGTCTCCGATAGATGGAGGAGTCTGCAAGCAAATCACCATCGGAATCGCTCAGCCTGATGTTAGCCTCCATAGGCAGAGAAATAGACTTAGAATCTGTAAAATTAGTGTCCTCCAAGATGCTTAAGGTGTACTTTCTTTGACTGAGGACAATTCCATCACTGGAGCTTGCTAGTTCCAAGCCTAAGAAATACTTCAAATATCCCAAAATCTTCAATTTGAAGGAGGCCTCTAACAGTTTCAGCACCTTATGCATCATATCCTTGGAAGGACTAGCTAGTATGATGTCATCTACATAAACCAGCAAGTAAATAATCTTATTGCCACTACCATAAGAGAAGAGGGAGTAATCATGCTTAGACTGTTTGAACTTGTGAATGAGCAGCGCTGAAGTGAATTTATGGAACCATTGTCTTTAGGCTTGTCTCAATTCATAGATGGACTTGTTCAACTTGCATACGAGTCCAGGGCTTTTGGACTTGTAACCAAGAGGCAGGTCCATATAAACTTCTTCGAACAAGTCACCGTTCAAGAAGGCGTTGTTCACATCTAGTTGCAATAAAAATCAATTGTTGATGGCTGCCAAAGAAAGGAGAATCCTGACAGTGTTGAGTTTGGCCACAAGAGAGAAGGTGTCCTTAAAGTCAATGCCTGCCTGCTGCGTATAGCCCTTTGCAACCAAACAGGCCTTATAGCGCTCTAATAAGCCATCTGCCTTACACTTGACTTTGTACACCCAACGACATCCAATGGTGTATTTTCCTGGTGGAAGAGGAACTAAAGCCTAAGTATTTGTGGCCTCCATGGCTTGGAGCTCCTCATCCATAGCCTGCCTCCACTCAGGGTATTTCACAGCTTGATGGAAGAAGGAGGGCTCAGAAATTGCAGCAACATTAGCTATGAAATGAGAGTGATGGTGTGAGATGTGTTAAAACCGATCTAGAGTCCCATGAGAGACAATATTGCATTGATAATCCTTGAGGTAAGATGGTGGTCTGTGTTGTCTGGACGATTTTCTCAAGTTAATTGGTTAGTTTGGAATATTAGACTGATATTGTGAAGTAGGTTCAGTGACTAGCATATCCACAGATGGTTAAGATGGTGGTTGGGCAGAAGGAGGGCTGGTAAGTGTGACTAGAGGGACTGCATCACTGATGGATGCTGGGATAACTATGTCAGAAAAATTGTCCACCATGGACCTAGAAGTATCGATTAATTGTCGAAAAGGAAATTCAGTTTCGATAAAGGAAACATCTCTGGAGATGAAAATCTTCTTGTTCACTGGGTCATACAATTTGTATCCCTTGTAACCAGAAGGATAGCCAATAAAGATTGCACGCACTGCTCTCGGGGAGAACTTGTGTCTCTGAGATAGAAGAAAAGACGCATAAGTCAAGCAGCCAAAGTCTCGCAAAGACTGATAGTCAGGTTGCTTAAGGAAGAGTTTCTCATATGGAGAGCAGTGTTGAAGTGCTGGACTTGGTAAGCAATTGATGAGGAAAGTGACAGCCAAGACATAATTTCCCCAAAAGGTAATTGGGGCCTTGGACTAAAAGAACAATGCTCTGGCCACATTGAGTAGATGCTGGTGCTTTCTTTCAACAACGGCGTTTTGTTCTGGCCGCTCCACATAGGAGAATTGATGAAGCATGCCCTTGGAATTCAGATAATCAAGGAGCATTAATTCACCAGCATTGTCTGATCTCACTTGCTTTATCCTAGTATTaaattgagttttaatcataTTAAAGAAATTGATGAGAGTGTGAGAAGCATCAGATTTGCATTTTAACAAAAAAGTCCAAGTGAATATGGAATAATCATCCACAATAGTAAGAAAATATCTCATGTTATTATAAGTTGGAGCTCTATAAGGGCCCCAAATATCACAGTGAACCAAATCAAAGGAATTATTACAAAAATGATTATTGGATTGAAAAGACAAACAATTGGTTTAGCTAAGGGACAGACTTCACAAGTAAAATGATTGTATTTAAGAGTTTTATTGGACAAAAAAGGACTCAATTTGTTAAAGCTTTTTCTGAAGTGTGACCTAAATGAGCATGTCAAATAGTGCTATTAACATTGGTTACTGATTGACAGCTATGAACAGAACTCCTGGTATGGACTGTGTAGGGTGATTGTAGCAGAAACAGGTCATCAGTTTCATCACCTCTGCCAATTACTTTCTTGGAGGTCCTGTCCTGTATGATGAAGGCTAAGTCAGAAAAGAGGACTGTGCAGTTAGACAATTTCAATAAAGAACTAACAGAAAACAAATTAACTCGGAAAGGGGAATGAATATGACATTGTAAAGGATTAAAGAAGAATTAAGAACAACATTACCAATAGCTAAGGCACGAATTTTGGTATGGTCAGGTAAAGCAACAAAATGATTTGTAAGAGGTTTGGAATTTTCCAAAAAGTTAAAGGAATTAGTGATGTGAGTGGTGGCTCCGGAATCAACTATCCAAGAACTAACCTCTGCCATTTGATTCGAATAACATGAGAAAAATACTTCATCTGCacaaatttcaggttcaatgtccTGAAGAGCTTGCTGAGTTTGCAAGAGAGTCATCAATTGGTTGTACTGAGCCGCTATAAGTGAAAAGGTAGATATTGGAGATGGATCTTGACTTTCTTGATCATGAGCGACCTTGGCAACATGATGCACTTGGGATTTAGCATTCACAAGCTTGTTCTGGGAATATCCAGGAGGATATCCATGGAGACGATAACATTTATCTTCAGTATGTCCCAACAACTCACAATTAGCACAGAATGGACGATCTTTTCTCACTTTTATCTTGGGTCCAGAAGGAGCGGTGGGTCTTAGAGACTGTTTAACAGCAAAAGTCATATGTTGGCTTGGAGAGGTGAATGCTCTATGCTTCTCCTCTTGGAACACAAGGGAAAAGACTTTTCCAATCGGAGACAGTGGATCTGACAATAGGATCTAGCTTCGAACACTTGCCAAATTCTTATTGAGACTCATAAGGAACAGCATCACATATTCTTGATCAAGAAAGGCTTGAATCGGCTTAACGCCACCACAGGAACAAGATACCACTGGCTTGAAGGTGTTGAGTTCTTCCCAAAGTATCTTTAACTTTGTGAAATACTGTGAGACCGAGAGAGAGTCTTGAGTCAGAGACATGAGTGACCTGTTCAGCTAAAAAATGCGACGTGCATTGCTCTGAGAGAAGCGAGTCTCCAAATCTTGCCAGAGTAAAACCGCGGATCCAGCATAGATGACGCTTGTCGCAATATCCTTGGAGGTTGCATTCAGCAACCACGTAGTGACGATGTCGTTCGTGCACTGCCACGATTCAGCGAGCGCAAGGTCAAGAACTGGATCTGGCTTCGGGAGGGAGCCATCGATGAAGCAGATTTTGCGTTTTTCACTCAACGCAAGCCTCATCGATCTGCACCAAGAAGCGTAGTTGTCTTCTTGTAAGGGTTGTGAAACAAGCACGAACCCTGGGTGATCGTCGGATTGGAGCAGAAGATACGCATCAGGAATCGGCGAGGGCGGAGACGGAGCTCGAGGAGTATTGAAATCTTCCTGAGAAACTGTGGATACAGAAATCGCAGACATTCTGATTgatgagtagaagaatagagaAAGAGCGAGAAGGTTCTTGTCGAAATGAGAAAAAGCGAGAAAGagaaatgaaaaatcaaaaattttttctaagaaaaatcaaagaataaaGAGAGAAAATAATGCGAAAGTGTGAAGAAGAATTATATGTGATACCATATTTAGAATGTgaaaagaaatgaagagaaaagaatGATTTTATTGACTATCAATTACAAATAAAATACAAGAACCTAAGAATGACTAATTAATTACTAACTGATTAACTTCGTGATGATGTACTTGGGTTTGTGAAACATCATATCACCTCCTTCACCTTCTTTATTAGTTCAGACTCCAATCTAGGAACCAGGAACGTAGCAGTTGATGAAATAAAGTTTGAGACCGCGAGATTTTTTGAAAGAAACATATATTGAAATAAGACTAAACATACTCccgcaaataattaaaattacagCTACCATGTGTCGTTATCATTATGATGATCATGACGATATCATAATGAATTATTCACGATTTCACGCGATCCAATTAATTTGGTCGAACAGTTTAATTTTATTCAAGTTATTTTCTCTGTCTTTTTTCTTTCAAATCTATTCTATTGACGGACATATTCCTTACGCGCATATATTTTTGTGTAATCCACAATTTTTAGTTCTTAACAAAATGGTTTATTAATGAATCTATGATAAAGTTGAGAGGAAACAAAGTAAGAGCATGCTATGATTGGGGTGCgaaccttttttttttgtcatttttgaaggaaatatatttttctaaaattacttCGGTCAAATGAATAGTGGTCAAAgagaattagaattttttttttttttatatatttgtttttgtattttatattttttaattattgttgaaATAAGTTAGTAATTATAAATCTAATACATatgttattataaataaatattatatataaaattacgaatattaagttaaataattctaatattattttataaaaagttgAGTAATATATAGATTAAACATTCATGTATAGAAAATAGTAGAGAGCTAATATTTCTAATAAAAGATAATTACTATTAACCTAAATATAAGATAagtacaaaagaaaaatattgacTTTTAAATATGTATGCTTAccatttaattttataagtagtttacatttatttttaaatttttaccttTAGAATGTGATAAATTTTAACCGGACTCCATCCTAGCTTTCTAATAAGATCCACAGCTGTATATTATGTGTTCATGTATTCAAGGAGAGTATTAGGCATATTATtatctatttataaaattttaaccataaaccattttaaaatGGAGAGAATAATTCTAACTAACATTTATATATCTCAAAAAGTTATCAAATAAAAAGATTTTGCTAAATTAAAATGCTttctttctaaaataaaaatattattttttaattatataaaatatcatcaatattatattttatattaaaaatttaaaatacaacttataaaacaacataaaaatgttattttcatcaaaatttttatttataataattttaataaatagatGCGAgacacttaaaatttaaaatataaaagtgtCGCGAACAAAATCCGAGAAAATTGACTACTTACatagaaattattaaaataatttgtatataaaaataataattaaaatattaatatatattatattaaataatttattattatttaaccatTTTTAACTACCAGTTAATTGCATCTGagtatttatattttatctagAAATTAAATTACCCTTAATATAAAGAGTATGATAGAAATAATGAAGTTCAAATGATTGTGATGTGGAAGATGTCGGTGCGTGAAGGGACAGGATGACACCCAGGAAtttgtaagggaaggagaggagggGGCCCCACGTAGTGAACAGAATTAGTGAGATGGAAGCGGGTGTTGAAGCACGTGTCCTGAAGCCAAGCATGTTGGTCCACGTGACTAGGGGGGGCAGTTTTCCCATTCCACGCTTCCTTCTTTTCCGCATCTCTCATCCCCCACGTGAACTCCACTCGCACTTGTCCCCA
Encoded here:
- the LOC112747762 gene encoding uncharacterized protein; translated protein: MSAISVSTVSQEDFNTPRAPSPPSPIPDAYLLLQSDDHPGFVLVSQPLQEDNYASWCRSMRLALSEKRKICFIDGSLPKPDPVLDLALAESWQCTNDIVTTWLLNATSKDIATSVIYAGSAVLLWQDLETRFSQSNARRIF